One window of the Prochlorococcus marinus XMU1411 genome contains the following:
- a CDS encoding ribbon-helix-helix protein, CopG family: protein MNIPENSNTKRISIDLPEELISRFDQLRKEWGFRSRGPVIEKILKELLQEDDLLPKNQQQEIDFNEKNNNEKLNIDEDTALVLIKSDVKIDVNEISMNKKFTNNNQYKEKANSKISLPNFVEKKVKNLRRSINSEKLNENINDIQINTIKETELIKCRIELISHWKTLYGSVPNDHVVEASMDWFGRDIWPNLDGTENLPFTWSAANKLMSELCPFWIKKNPSLEIVLLMIGVLEDPFATSDLINRIPTLMRRFVSRFKRNNRSNSFETLDSTMTVHGALKLLNLSTSAGSAHTLRKIREAYKSIALETHPDAGGSTDQMRKLNEAYQLLKNLYRN, encoded by the coding sequence TTGAATATTCCTGAAAATTCAAATACAAAAAGAATTTCAATTGATTTACCTGAGGAACTAATTTCTAGGTTTGATCAATTACGAAAAGAGTGGGGATTTAGATCAAGAGGACCTGTGATAGAAAAGATACTTAAAGAACTTCTTCAAGAAGATGATTTACTACCTAAGAACCAACAGCAAGAAATAGACTTTAACGAGAAGAATAATAATGAAAAATTAAATATTGATGAAGATACTGCATTGGTATTAATTAAATCAGACGTAAAAATAGATGTTAATGAGATATCAATGAATAAAAAATTTACAAATAACAACCAATATAAAGAAAAAGCCAACTCAAAAATAAGCTTACCCAATTTTGTTGAAAAAAAAGTAAAGAATTTAAGAAGAAGTATTAATAGTGAAAAATTAAATGAGAATATTAATGATATTCAAATTAATACAATTAAAGAAACTGAATTAATAAAATGTCGAATTGAGTTAATTAGTCATTGGAAAACCTTATATGGATCAGTTCCTAATGATCATGTAGTAGAAGCTTCTATGGATTGGTTTGGAAGGGATATATGGCCAAATCTTGATGGAACTGAAAATCTACCCTTTACGTGGAGTGCAGCCAATAAATTAATGTCTGAATTATGCCCATTTTGGATAAAGAAAAATCCATCCCTTGAAATTGTCTTATTAATGATTGGCGTTTTAGAAGACCCTTTTGCTACATCAGATCTAATTAATAGGATACCAACACTTATGAGAAGGTTTGTAAGTAGATTTAAGCGAAATAACAGATCAAATTCATTTGAAACATTGGACTCAACAATGACAGTACATGGAGCACTTAAATTATTGAATTTATCAACATCCGCAGGATCAGCTCATACGTTGCGTAAAATTAGGGAGGCCTATAAATCAATAGCCTTAGAGACGCATCCAGATGCTGGTGGATCAACAGATCAAATGAGAAAATTAAACGAAGCGTATCAATTGCTAAAAAATCTATATAGAAATTAG
- the pheT gene encoding phenylalanine--tRNA ligase subunit beta — MKVSQNWLKNLVEITSTPEDLSEKLSIGGFEVESLEDCSENVNGVVLGKVLSVIKHEGSDKLSICQVDIGTSKNLQIICGARNIKPNIYVYVATVGAKLNAVDLTIKRSEIRGVISEGMICSLQELGLEDSSEGIEIIDEDLALKYELGSPGSDLLQLNDFIYDLAITANRPDGMSVIGIAREISALLQSTLNFPELNHKYKIHLLKGIKLCPEAIESNCIYTISCIDGVNGDKLSPKWLKDRIEKSGIKSINLLVDLTNYILLEQGQPLHAFDKEKLSNFTGKEVSPEDFSVRKAKDNESLVCLDGKKYDLNENITVITCCDKPVAIAGVIGGLETSVSNTTSSIYLEGAVFNPVTIRKSSKAVGIRTESSSRYEKGISSKNTISAVTRAINLLEEYFSINSPIINTSNLNKNEDIFIKLRRNRIHKILGPIIINDKFEKRNLSDNEIVDKLTLIGCTLKNKEYGWDVAVIPNRSHDLMREIDLIEEIARLIGYDRFDLNLPNPIKPGKLSSEQLALRKVKNGFTENGFNEVLSYSLVPEDNEKLIKISNPLLLETSCLRDNIWKEHLEIVNRNIKAGQTSCYIFEIGNIFQKKTEFIQEEVLNGAIYGNKKFGKWINSEKDNDLNYYQARGKLKEALSSLNIKIEDKPTDSINFLHPGRTAKLVIEGKDAGYFGEIHPKLILEKKSLKKVYLFNINVSNLLGASTRKNKWIPIYKPYPIVPKMERDINFVFSKKFLISEITSQIRKTGKNLLEEVNLIDVFEDSKFGDDHISYTFRLSYRDKDKTLLDSDITSIHSNIISNVETCFNTKLRN, encoded by the coding sequence ATGAAAGTTTCTCAAAATTGGTTGAAAAATTTAGTAGAAATTACTTCTACTCCAGAAGATCTCTCTGAGAAATTGTCTATTGGTGGATTTGAGGTTGAATCATTAGAAGATTGTTCAGAAAATGTAAATGGTGTTGTTTTAGGTAAGGTATTATCTGTTATAAAACACGAAGGATCTGACAAACTTTCAATTTGCCAAGTCGATATTGGTACATCAAAGAATTTACAAATCATCTGTGGTGCACGCAATATTAAACCAAATATTTATGTTTATGTCGCAACTGTCGGCGCGAAATTAAATGCAGTTGATTTAACTATTAAAAGAAGTGAGATTAGAGGTGTCATTAGTGAAGGAATGATATGCTCTCTGCAGGAGCTTGGATTAGAAGACTCTAGTGAAGGGATAGAGATCATTGATGAAGATTTGGCCTTAAAATATGAATTGGGCTCTCCAGGGTCTGACTTGCTTCAATTAAATGATTTTATATATGATTTAGCCATTACAGCTAATAGACCAGACGGAATGTCTGTTATAGGTATAGCCCGCGAAATTTCTGCCCTTTTACAATCCACATTAAATTTTCCAGAATTAAACCATAAATACAAAATTCATTTACTTAAGGGAATTAAACTTTGTCCAGAGGCTATAGAATCTAATTGCATATATACAATAAGCTGTATTGATGGAGTAAATGGAGATAAATTATCTCCAAAATGGCTTAAAGACCGTATAGAAAAATCAGGTATAAAGTCGATTAATCTTCTAGTTGATTTGACAAACTATATTCTTTTAGAACAAGGTCAACCCTTGCATGCGTTTGACAAAGAAAAACTATCTAACTTCACAGGAAAGGAAGTTTCTCCAGAAGACTTTTCTGTACGAAAAGCTAAGGATAACGAAAGCCTTGTTTGTTTAGATGGTAAAAAATATGATTTAAATGAAAATATTACAGTAATTACTTGTTGCGATAAACCTGTTGCTATTGCTGGGGTGATAGGAGGTTTAGAGACTTCTGTAAGTAATACTACGTCTTCTATTTACCTTGAAGGCGCCGTTTTTAATCCAGTTACCATAAGAAAATCATCAAAGGCGGTTGGCATAAGAACAGAATCTAGCAGTAGGTATGAAAAAGGGATTTCATCAAAAAACACAATAAGTGCCGTAACAAGGGCAATTAATCTTTTAGAAGAATATTTTTCTATTAATTCACCAATTATCAATACTTCGAATTTAAATAAAAATGAAGATATATTTATTAAACTACGAAGAAATCGAATACATAAAATTCTTGGCCCAATAATAATTAACGATAAATTTGAAAAAAGAAATTTATCTGATAATGAAATAGTTGATAAATTAACACTCATAGGTTGTACATTAAAGAATAAAGAATATGGCTGGGATGTAGCAGTAATACCAAATAGATCACATGATTTAATGAGAGAAATAGATTTAATTGAAGAAATTGCGAGATTAATAGGGTATGACAGATTTGACTTAAACCTTCCTAATCCAATTAAGCCTGGAAAATTGTCATCAGAACAGTTGGCATTGAGAAAAGTAAAAAATGGTTTCACAGAAAATGGTTTTAACGAGGTACTAAGCTACTCTCTTGTTCCAGAAGATAATGAAAAACTTATAAAGATATCTAATCCTTTGTTATTAGAAACTAGTTGCCTAAGAGATAATATCTGGAAAGAACATTTGGAGATAGTAAACCGTAATATAAAAGCTGGACAAACAAGTTGTTATATATTTGAAATTGGAAATATTTTTCAAAAGAAAACTGAGTTCATTCAAGAAGAAGTTCTCAATGGTGCGATTTATGGTAATAAAAAATTTGGAAAATGGATAAATTCGGAAAAGGATAACGATCTTAATTATTATCAGGCGAGAGGAAAGTTAAAAGAGGCTTTATCATCTTTGAATATAAAAATTGAGGATAAACCTACTGATTCAATTAATTTTCTTCATCCAGGAAGAACAGCCAAATTAGTTATTGAAGGGAAAGATGCAGGTTATTTTGGTGAAATACATCCCAAACTAATTTTAGAAAAGAAGTCATTAAAAAAAGTTTATTTATTTAACATAAATGTTTCTAACCTTTTGGGAGCTAGTACAAGAAAAAATAAATGGATTCCAATATATAAGCCATATCCAATTGTTCCGAAAATGGAAAGGGATATAAATTTTGTTTTTAGTAAGAAATTTTTAATTAGCGAAATAACTTCACAGATAAGAAAAACAGGAAAAAATCTCTTAGAGGAAGTAAATTTAATTGATGTTTTTGAAGATTCTAAATTTGGAGATGATCATATAAGTTATACATTTAGATTATCTTATAGAGATAAAGATAAAACATTACTTGACTCGGACATTACATCAATACATTCAAATATCATTTCTAATGTTGAAACATGCTTTAATACTAAATTGAGGAATTGA
- the rpmG gene encoding 50S ribosomal protein L33, giving the protein MAKKGTRVVVTLECTEARTSTDPKRSNGVSRYTTEKNRRNTTERLELKKFNPHLNRMTIHKEIK; this is encoded by the coding sequence ATGGCCAAAAAAGGGACAAGAGTTGTAGTGACCCTGGAATGTACTGAAGCTAGGACAAGCACAGATCCTAAGAGATCAAATGGTGTCTCAAGATATACTACTGAAAAGAATCGTAGAAATACAACTGAAAGATTAGAACTAAAAAAGTTTAATCCTCATTTAAACAGAATGACTATTCACAAAGAAATAAAGTAA
- the rpsR gene encoding 30S ribosomal protein S18: protein MPNSIFKKQLSPIKPGDPIDYKDVELLKKFITERGKILPRRMTGLTSKQQRDLTLAVKRARIVALLPFVNPEG, encoded by the coding sequence ATGCCTAATTCAATTTTTAAAAAACAATTATCACCTATCAAACCTGGAGATCCTATTGACTATAAGGATGTAGAACTACTAAAAAAATTCATAACTGAGAGGGGTAAAATCCTTCCAAGAAGAATGACAGGTTTAACCTCTAAGCAACAACGAGATCTTACATTAGCTGTAAAAAGAGCCAGAATTGTAGCTCTTTTACCCTTCGTAAATCCTGAAGGATAA
- a CDS encoding ribonuclease catalytic domain-containing protein, which yields MKDLTNLKTYIIDSDDPHEVDDAISLEIKGGNKKKLWIHISNPCKLFLHDSNVDLDARKRNSSLYLIDNYVPMLPKDILEKANLAQNKISETISAAIEFKENGSINNYEITEAIIKPKYQLTYEDANEILELEPKEETELIEIKYLLEKSIKYRKKQGAIIFDSPNSKIKLDKNKIVLNKLEKTISQIIVAESMILMGYVTSLFIDKYNLAAPFRIQKLNCNPSEILNRYNDSDIKYIILKQYMGRSYITTKPEIHESLGLKMYVQCTSPLRRYLDLIIQRQVYNKINNYEILSKDSVSKIIDYSKNRQSENNNIIKVDKFKYLTLFFKNEKKAFYKIIFVKWINHKKNIALVYFPDYSLEILITLFVSIEIYSNKIYKVKYILNNSNLLEFIY from the coding sequence TTGAAAGATTTAACTAATTTAAAAACATATATTATTGACTCTGATGACCCACATGAGGTTGATGACGCTATTTCATTAGAAATAAAAGGAGGAAATAAAAAAAAATTGTGGATCCATATTAGTAATCCATGTAAACTCTTTTTGCATGACTCTAATGTAGATTTAGATGCAAGAAAGAGAAATAGCAGTTTATATTTAATTGATAATTATGTCCCAATGCTACCTAAAGATATTCTTGAAAAGGCAAATCTAGCTCAAAATAAAATTTCAGAAACTATTAGTGCAGCAATAGAATTCAAAGAAAATGGATCAATAAATAATTATGAAATAACTGAAGCAATAATAAAACCAAAATATCAATTAACATATGAAGATGCAAATGAAATATTAGAATTAGAACCTAAAGAAGAAACAGAATTAATTGAGATTAAATATTTATTAGAAAAAAGTATTAAATACAGAAAGAAACAAGGAGCAATTATTTTTGATAGTCCTAATAGTAAAATTAAATTAGATAAGAATAAGATTGTACTTAATAAATTAGAAAAAACAATATCACAAATTATAGTTGCAGAATCAATGATATTAATGGGATATGTAACAAGTTTATTTATAGATAAATATAATTTAGCGGCTCCATTTAGGATTCAGAAATTAAATTGTAATCCATCTGAAATATTAAATAGATACAATGATAGTGATATTAAATATATAATATTAAAACAATATATGGGAAGAAGTTACATAACAACTAAGCCAGAAATCCATGAATCATTAGGTCTTAAAATGTATGTACAATGTACTTCACCATTGAGAAGATATCTTGATTTAATTATACAAAGGCAAGTATATAATAAAATTAATAATTACGAAATTCTAAGTAAAGATTCAGTATCTAAGATTATTGATTATTCAAAGAATAGACAATCAGAGAATAATAATATTATTAAAGTTGATAAATTTAAGTATTTAACATTGTTTTTTAAGAATGAAAAAAAAGCTTTTTATAAAATAATATTCGTTAAGTGGATTAATCATAAGAAAAATATTGCTTTGGTTTATTTTCCAGATTATTCACTAGAAATACTCATTACTCTTTTTGTGTCAATAGAAATATATAGTAATAAAATATATAAAGTTAAATATATACTAAATAATAGTAATCTTTTGGAGTTTATTTATTAA
- the metG gene encoding methionine--tRNA ligase, which yields MTFVITTPLYYVNDKPHLGSIYTTIICDSIARYKRLAGEDVIFITGVDEHGLKIQRTANEKGIEPKSHCDEISEVFNNNWKNWDISFDKFIRTTSKNHESVVNEFYERVKASDDIYMGVQKGWYCVGCEEFKDNPENSSTYKCPIHQKNLEWKNEENLFFRLSKYQKEIEKIINEPSFIEPLERKNEIINFVSRGLKDFSISRTNVTWGIPVPDYDNHTFYVWFDALLGYVSAISSDATEHLLEKSINGGWPADVHFIGKDILRFHAVYWPAMLISANMKVPKKVFGHGFLTREGQKMGKSLGNVLDPDLLLTKYGNDPVRWYLIKDISLGNDGDFQDKRFVDIINNDLANTIGNLLNRTSSMSRKWFDNKVPNNEKILSDNKLESSAKIAVENYIFNFDNYKLDLAANEVLSLAINTNLYLNDNQPWLLIKEKDNLPQVKQIIYNVLESTRIIGLLLLPLLPELSTKINEQLGSIYREEIPWKQQLSWGLLVSNSSLPKPTPIINKLEYEHHL from the coding sequence ATGACTTTTGTCATTACTACTCCTTTATATTATGTTAATGATAAACCTCATTTAGGAAGTATATATACAACCATAATTTGTGACTCAATAGCTAGATATAAAAGACTTGCTGGTGAAGATGTTATTTTCATCACTGGTGTTGATGAACATGGTTTAAAAATACAAAGAACAGCAAATGAAAAGGGTATTGAACCAAAATCACATTGTGATGAAATCTCAGAAGTCTTTAATAATAATTGGAAAAACTGGGATATATCCTTTGATAAATTTATAAGAACAACCTCAAAAAATCATGAATCTGTTGTTAATGAATTTTATGAAAGAGTAAAAGCATCCGATGATATCTATATGGGAGTTCAAAAAGGTTGGTATTGTGTCGGTTGTGAAGAATTTAAGGATAATCCAGAAAACTCATCAACATACAAGTGTCCCATTCATCAAAAAAATCTTGAATGGAAAAATGAAGAGAATCTCTTTTTTAGGCTTTCAAAATATCAAAAAGAAATTGAGAAAATTATCAACGAACCTTCTTTTATAGAGCCATTAGAAAGAAAGAATGAAATTATAAATTTTGTATCTAGAGGTTTAAAGGATTTTTCAATTTCAAGAACTAATGTCACATGGGGAATTCCTGTACCTGATTACGATAACCATACCTTTTATGTATGGTTTGATGCTTTACTTGGATATGTAAGCGCCATTAGTTCTGATGCGACAGAACATTTATTGGAAAAATCAATTAATGGAGGATGGCCAGCTGATGTTCATTTTATTGGTAAAGATATTCTGAGATTCCATGCTGTATATTGGCCCGCAATGCTCATTTCTGCCAATATGAAAGTTCCTAAAAAGGTTTTTGGGCATGGTTTTCTTACAAGAGAGGGGCAAAAAATGGGTAAAAGCTTAGGAAATGTACTCGACCCTGATTTATTGCTTACAAAATATGGAAATGATCCTGTAAGGTGGTATCTCATTAAAGACATATCATTAGGTAATGATGGAGATTTTCAAGATAAAAGATTTGTTGACATTATCAATAATGATTTAGCTAATACAATTGGCAATTTATTAAATAGAACATCATCTATGTCTAGAAAATGGTTTGATAATAAAGTGCCAAATAATGAAAAAATTTTAAGTGATAATAAATTAGAGAGTTCTGCCAAAATTGCTGTTGAAAACTATATTTTTAACTTTGATAACTACAAATTAGATCTAGCAGCTAATGAGGTACTTAGCCTAGCAATTAATACTAATTTGTATTTGAATGATAATCAGCCATGGCTGTTAATAAAAGAGAAAGATAATCTACCTCAAGTTAAACAAATTATTTATAACGTTTTGGAAAGTACCCGAATAATAGGATTGTTATTACTACCTTTATTGCCCGAATTATCTACAAAAATCAATGAACAACTTGGATCTATATACAGAGAAGAAATTCCTTGGAAACAACAATTAAGTTGGGGATTATTAGTAAGTAACTCAAGTCTTCCTAAACCTACTCCAATCATAAATAAACTGGAGTATGAGCATCATTTATAG
- the lptC gene encoding LPS export ABC transporter periplasmic protein LptC, with protein MSIIYRLIFILPLFMLGCAPNVIDENKVKQKIDSLDMTIFSKSGDKIYSITSPNSSYDNIELKFELKKPTINILNGEETKYIISSEESSLSDNNKLLKLKGNVKLKTLKKNGDILYADNFIWNLENNNYLLEGNIRFENQNIILNSGKAILDADNIIEFFNPVKYIIKDENNENKYEINSENAYYNLNTKSVSFKSKDSRVKSIIYF; from the coding sequence ATGAGCATCATTTATAGATTAATATTTATACTTCCATTATTTATGCTTGGTTGCGCCCCAAATGTAATTGATGAAAATAAAGTTAAACAAAAAATAGACAGTTTAGATATGACTATTTTCTCTAAAAGTGGAGATAAAATTTATTCAATTACCAGTCCAAATTCAAGTTATGACAATATTGAATTAAAATTCGAATTAAAAAAACCTACCATTAATATCCTCAATGGGGAAGAAACTAAATATATTATTAGTTCAGAAGAATCTTCATTATCAGACAACAATAAACTCCTGAAATTGAAAGGGAATGTTAAGTTAAAAACTCTTAAAAAAAATGGGGATATTTTATATGCTGATAATTTTATTTGGAATTTAGAAAATAATAACTATCTATTAGAGGGTAATATAAGATTTGAAAATCAAAATATCATCTTAAATTCCGGAAAAGCCATATTAGATGCAGATAACATAATTGAATTTTTCAATCCAGTAAAATATATAATAAAAGATGAGAATAACGAAAATAAGTATGAAATAAATTCAGAAAATGCATACTATAATTTAAATACTAAATCAGTAAGTTTTAAATCAAAAGATTCAAGAGTCAAATCAATAATTTATTTTTAA
- a CDS encoding cofactor assembly of complex C subunit B produces MGFNGKSLILIGAILFIFQIANFISIETITPELERAQVLAAIASLIIILIGFLFKQFEPLAGEKAALKGENKFLFDRNMPDEVIDELAWGSETILTSTAAAAILIHNDGVNILRRGMTSSNDFKPGETCLRSIKDMKLISLANTKFYPGRDEFFNFCADIPSILVVPINNKAFILIGGWSAKCFTKSDEKWIKNWSKKINNIFSKNKI; encoded by the coding sequence ATGGGATTCAATGGGAAATCATTAATATTAATCGGTGCCATACTCTTTATTTTTCAGATAGCAAATTTCATTTCAATAGAAACAATCACTCCTGAGCTTGAAAGAGCACAAGTGTTAGCTGCAATAGCTTCATTAATTATTATTTTGATAGGTTTTTTATTTAAACAATTCGAACCATTAGCTGGTGAGAAAGCTGCTTTAAAAGGAGAAAATAAGTTTCTCTTCGATAGAAACATGCCGGATGAAGTTATTGATGAACTTGCATGGGGATCTGAAACGATATTAACTTCTACTGCAGCAGCAGCAATATTAATCCACAATGATGGCGTTAATATATTGAGGAGGGGAATGACTTCAAGTAATGATTTTAAACCTGGGGAAACTTGTCTGAGATCTATAAAAGATATGAAATTAATATCATTAGCAAACACTAAATTTTATCCTGGAAGAGATGAATTTTTTAATTTTTGTGCCGACATTCCATCTATTTTAGTAGTTCCTATAAATAATAAGGCTTTTATATTGATAGGAGGCTGGAGCGCAAAATGTTTTACGAAGTCTGATGAAAAATGGATTAAAAATTGGTCCAAAAAAATTAATAATATTTTTTCAAAAAATAAAATTTAA